Proteins from a single region of Pseudobacteriovorax antillogorgiicola:
- a CDS encoding integrase core domain-containing protein — LKYHRYFKAWYESPEDASECLQKFFGWYNTEHRHINLGLMTPETVHQGKDKSVAKKRAAVLKQAFEAYPERFPKSGPRLPVPADSVGINVPVVRKSIPVLG; from the coding sequence CACTCAAATACCATCGCTACTTCAAAGCTTGGTATGAGAGCCCAGAAGATGCTAGTGAATGCTTGCAAAAGTTTTTTGGTTGGTACAACACTGAGCATCGACACATAAATCTTGGCTTGATGACGCCTGAAACTGTTCATCAAGGTAAAGATAAGTCTGTAGCTAAGAAGAGAGCTGCGGTTCTCAAGCAAGCTTTTGAAGCCTATCCAGAAAGGTTTCCAAAGTCCGGACCTAGACTGCCAGTACCCGCTGATTCTGTGGGTATAAATGTACCGGTGGTAAGGAAGTCTATACCCGTTTTGGGGTGA